A single window of Culicoides brevitarsis isolate CSIRO-B50_1 chromosome 3, AGI_CSIRO_Cbre_v1, whole genome shotgun sequence DNA harbors:
- the LOC134834576 gene encoding uncharacterized protein LOC134834576, whose product MYKKVSFLLVIALAVMTLVSGYDSNKENNLFDEGPVAASLDEIDPDAPQLNAYKESYITRQAAKKILDKINNYRESHTPAEYQKFFDGIAFNQKSGVNTFYNKKYFDYLPTDELKASTSDDTETSSSTSDEVSSSSPAGPAAAAVNVNKQQQPVQQKQRENHRRFKRDLNRVFPPYYIPQPQRWYLPVPPPMPENPVNVGPRGPFSDLSDGLIFDFQYDPIRSGVFSGWNTVNDAPVSQWTTPRPQPPFPSIDQAIFFPTQRPPQATRRPSAPLTTTPRPFQDAFTSLPPNTGKKGTTTEAPSLFHSSDYDDDLDLTNRFGVEPNEPHKCTWAIINCCGGQKSNKRERCFSIFGCGKLIKRQPDTCSPDKIRQAEYEKDKFLNSNRKK is encoded by the exons atgtacaaaaaagtcAGCTTCTTACTCGTCATTGCGTTGGCAGTCATGACACTCGTGTCAGGCTACGACAGCAACaaagaaaacaatttatttgacGAAGGACCAGTTGCTGCTTCTTTAGATGAAATTGATCCAG atgCCCCCCAACTAAACGCCTACAAAGAATCCTACATCACGCGTCAGGCTGCCAAGAAAATCCTAGACAAAATCAACAACTACCGCGAATCGCACACACCTGCAGAATACCAGAAATTCTTCGATGGCATtgcattcaatcaaaaatccgGCGTCAACAcgttttacaacaaaaaatatttcgactaTTTGCCGACGGACGAATTGAAAGCATCCACGTCGGATGACACGGAAACATCATCATCCACATCGGACGaagtttcatcatcatcgcccgCAGGtcctgctgctgctgcagtAAATGTCAATAAACAACAGCAACCAGTTCAGCAAAAGCAGCGAGAGAATCATCGGCGATTCAAGCGagatt TAAATCGCGTGTTTCCTCCCTACTACATCCCACAACCCCAAAGATGGTATCTTCCTGTCCCACCACCAATGCCAGAAAATCCCGTTAATGTCGGTCCACGAGGGCCTTTCAGTGATTTGTCTGATggattaattttcgatttccAATATGACCCGATCCGATCAGGAGTTTTTAGTGGTTGGAATACAG TAAACGACGCTCCCGTATCTCAATGGACAACACCTCGTCCTCAACCTCCCTTCCCCTCAATCGATCAAGCAATTTTCTTCCCTACACAACGTCCTCCGCAAGCCACACGACGACCTTCAGCCCCCCTTACAACCACCCCCCGCCCATTCCAAGATGCTTTCACATCTCTACCGCCAAATACGGGCAAAAAGGGAACAACCACAGAAGCTCCTTCCCTTTTCCATTCCAGCGACTACGACGATGACTTGGATTTAACAAATCGCTTTG gaGTTGAACCAAATGAACCACACAAGTGCACGTGGGCCATTATAAATTGCTGTGGTGGCCAGAAATCCAATAAACGTGAACGATGCTTTAGCATTTTCGGATGcggaaaattgattaaacGACAACCAGATACCTGCTCGCCCGACAAAATTCGCCAAGCCGAAtacgaaaaggataaattctTGAATTCGAACCGCAAAAAATGa